One window of the Phycodurus eques isolate BA_2022a chromosome 7, UOR_Pequ_1.1, whole genome shotgun sequence genome contains the following:
- the atm gene encoding serine-protein kinase ATM isoform X5, with protein MSLALSDLLVCCRGLENDKVTERKKEAERFRQLIRAPEIVQELDRTSGPKTKDSKHLTWDGVFRFLQRYLQRETETMKSSKSNVTATTLAIRQKKMAEMSSLIKFFVRYANKRGPRLKCSVLLKHIIEVLQNPYSCSAYGKDYSTLLLKEILSVRKYWCDITPQQWHSLLDVYSGLFNSSSKFINRVLVSRVINAVIQGCCVQTDGFNRTLFSFFSKALLNARHEKHLTVLEHVISALNTFLKAVAMNCRMRVCRLGEELLPSILYVWADMRPSAALKEEIVEFFNLQICIHHPKGAKTQETGAHAEDWASWRGLLYSLYEALVKEISHIGSRGKYVTGTRRIAVKDNIIKLTADICHQLFSADRDSQISEVTQASVRSSPMGRSHCATPSKRRRIDLSWEVLLDRLQPHCSDFDIIPWLQVTEALISKYPSMVPSQAIVPLLSVLHQLLAEHRKGERGPYVLRCLRGVARCQAHLPESIRVHKPEMDRLWSRVWPLSLRGVSSPQLEAVSLDLLVSIVHAGLVNMDREFWKLFSGSACNPSQSAVICLAQALLKCPVPKDHLGVPDGSGSPNLKEILIGWLLMTDQSDEMEDSSRPHPIICSDFSSNLIANMLVSLTLKDTRAGLNFLLGYEGVESAFFQESSSLNANDDLEEIEKLYLQFSFNTHLAQSRGSDNKFKVTSTDGHFIAISSLRKKLDQSLLCVADNLLNCYFPDSQSTPAECLLRCVSLLSGVLAGYVSIGCLTEDEAGHSQLFTKAKTLAQELSGFVSSVKVKMSEELTMTTLRSVMRLCTLYAITNKDDICTVSSHLFLMTLPASLVSELAEIYKIMLSSVSPRATVVDEDEPTDNDLEMTRTQHGEDDPLFDDEESHSGTQRPRGGDSSEASNGPGAKSLLADEHLVPQDLALLAILEFLCECSSVQSFRGLLFKPQEVRRRLLQLVEQTDPSKALHVNTYLVLLKKLPAEDSLTPEEFDSLLRPLADLCFLYRQDQEICVALLMALLPSIRSLGKTHYMQLEMKHVQGSLLQVVSGFCYLSQTGKCAATVRAALVRCLVALLEADPCCRWTILSIREPEREEDRPVSVILPSLLADSHHQVRMLVAMSLERLFLDKRPEHRDRKKMLSHQQVAFENIYLKAQEGMRPVRGNSTDDMQDEMFNRKATLLKSLSVVLCSSPVCEKQTLFALFQSYKESNVEEHLIKKMLCSVSGALGYDKMKTFVSSHLYYLIAEWLSQRQSDDSYTLESFPFIFLDHDTVKEFYSSSYQVLIPHLVFLDDFEQVKSIGRYLERNWRELLADCFPKIMVNILPYVALSGQEKQVAQQREKAHRVYDLLKDANCLGKQQIDSLIHRNLPEIVVELLMSLNEGSAAEEDRGDLKRFIGELDPVPNPPFFSSHVIKATLDYLSKCHSANHKSLVAILSKTPISIQRILLALCEKAAATTNRYERHRILLMYHLFVNLLLREVKDGLGGAWAFILRDIIYTLIHHINSWLVHEDTHRPVQCDEVSIRSLSLCCDLLTAVCQAALQFCDDALDCHVHIIVGTLTAQVTNQSAISQQVLGLLQFLVIENQHKLKGAICKLEPFPDLPVFQELRYVQNNLKYNSGAFTLRQEISHFLSVAPSDSLPLTRREGLRQLSQKLHDNKDEIRELVKECHAEPTNNILVKLVLNLLQLCKMATNHPTGADILEAAGSSLGELGPVDLSTIALLHGRDPLYEKAVTLFPSTDSQCVYIILNCINDALTHQRIEVRKAATQSMKDILATPSGINFWEQHKQSRDPMLAYLNPFRKANKKVATVSAEESSGAREKLENQDLWISQMSSHTVWLKSLCATLLDSGGVKFESFLLSRPLCLVNLDCCQRLLPLIIHSILLDDAESPWRELLSSHIRDFFSFCSRSAQASSRSATPLNPDSETDSTRQGLYDKASLRTMLAVIDYLRHQQRPLRSDSKSCGTVCDSNFWLDLNYLEVAKAAQSCSAHFTALLYTEIYVDKIKSNLEDTRSRTKGRATRKINFEENSQSFTISSLNEKSMEDSNISLQELLIDVYRSIGEPDSLYGCGGETMTSPLTRIRTYEHEAMWGKALTSYDLHATLPDVIRQVGIVEGLQNFGLSSILTTYMRGLESDGVEWGAELRDLRFQAAWRNTQWDCDLSERSDKHKPGFHESVFHALQALRDKELPMFDDTLKQARSREVEELCRGSLEAVSSLYPALRNLQSIRELESVKLLFSRWWQNMNTLLRAGGEGCL; from the exons ATGAGTCTGGCTCTTTCTGATCTCTTGGTGTGCTGCAGGGGACTGGAAAATGACAAGGTTACAGAGAGGAAG AAAGAAGCTGAACGCTTCAGACAGCTCATACGAGCTCCAGAGATTGTGCAAGAACTTGATCGTACCTCGGGGCCTAAAACCAAAGACTCCAAACATCTCACATGGGATGGTGTTTTCAG GTTTCTACAGCGCTACCTCCAACGGGAGACTGAAACCATGAAATCGAGTAAATCCAACGTCACGGCCACAACGCTGGCCATCCGCCAGAAGAAGATGGCTGAAATGAGcagtttaattaaatttttcGTACGCTACGCAAACAAAC GTGGGCCTCGGCTAAAGTGTAGTGTGCTATTGAAGCACATCATTGAGGTTCTTCAGAATCCATACAGCTGTTCAGCCTACGGCAAAGACTACAGCACCCTCCTCCTAAAGGAAATCCTGTCTGTTCGCAAGTACTGGTGTGACATCACCCCACAGCAATGGCACA GTCTTTTGGATGTGTACAGCGGCTTGTTCAACTCCTCATCCAAATTCATTAACCGTGTTCTTGTAAGTCGTGTCATCAACGCGGTGATCCAGGGCTGCTGCGTGCAGACTGATGGATTCAACAGAACACTCTTTAGCTTCTTCTCCAAGGCATTGCTCAATGCAAG GCATGagaaacatttgactgttttagaGCATGTCATCTCAGCACTTAACACCTTCTTGAAAGCTGTTGCAATGAACTGTCGGATGAGGGTGTGTCGACTGGGGGAGGAACTACTACCATCAATATTGTATGTTTGGGCCGACATGAGGCCCAGTGCTGCTCTCAAAGAGGAGATTGTGGAGTTCTTTAACTTGCAGATCTGCATCCACCATCCTAAAGGAGCAAAGACCCAGGAAACAG gTGCTCATGCTGAAGACTGGGCTAGTTGGCGAGGTTTGCTATACAGCCTATACGAAGCATTAGTAAAAGAAATCAGTCATATTGGTAGCAGAGGAAAGTACGTCACTGGCACGAGACGCATCGCGGTCAAAGACAACATCATCAAGCTCACAGCTGATATTTGTCACCAG CTTTTCAGTGCGGACAGAGACTCGCAGATCTCCGAGGTAACGCAGGCCTCCGTCAGATCCTCCCCAATGGGTCGTTCCCACTGTGCAACACCAAGCAAGCGACGACGAATTGACCTCAGTTGGGAGGTTCTTTTGGACCGCCTGCAGCCTCATTGTAGTGACTTTGATATCATCCCATG GCTGCAGGTCACTGAAGCACTCATATCGAAGTACCCGTCTATGGTACCCAGCCAAGCGATTGTCCCACTGCTGTCAGTGTTGCACCAGCTCTTAGCCGAACACCGGAAAGGAGAAAGGGGGCCGTACGTGCTGCGCTGTTTACGAGGGGTAGCCCGATGTCAAGCCCATTTGCCAGAAAGTATCAGAGTTCACAAGCCAGAGATGGACAGACTATGGAGTCGGGTGTGGCCTCTGTCACTGCGGGGTGTGAGCTCACCCCAGTTAGAAGCTGTCAGCCTTGACCTGTTGGTTTCCATTGTCCACGCCGGATTAGTCAATATGGATAGAGAGTTCTGGAAGCTCTTCTCAGGATCAGCATGTAATCCGTCCCA GAGTGCTGTGATTTGTCTGGCCCAGGCCCTTCTGAAGTGTCCAGTCCCTAAGGACCATCTTGGGGTCCCTGATGGATCAGGATCACCTAACCTGAAGGAAATCCTTATAGGCTGGTTGTTGATGACAGATCAGAGCGACGAGATGGAGGATAGCTCCAGACCTCATCCCATCATTTGcag TGATTTTTCGAGCAATCTAATTGCAAACATGTTGGTCTCCTTGACCTTGAAAGACACCAGGGCTGGCTTGAATTTCCTTCTGGGTTATGAGGGAGTTGAAAG tgctttTTTTCAAGAGTCGTCATCGCTCAATGCTAATGATGACTTGGAGGAGATTGAGAAATTGTACTTGCAGTTCAGCTTTAACACACATTTGGCACAAAGCAGAGGATCTGACAATAAGTTTAAGGTGACATCAACAGATGGGCACTTCATAGCCATCTCCAGCCTCAGAAAGAAGTTGGATCAGTCTCTTCTTTGTGTTGCTGACAACCTTCTTAACTGCTACTTTCCTGAT AGTCAGTCCACCCCTGCGGAGTGTCTGTTGCGCTGTGTTAGCCTGCTGTCAGGTGTTCTAGCAGGTTACGTCTCCATAGGCTGTTTGACTGAGGATGAGGCAGGGCACTCCCAGCTCTTCACTAAAGCTAAG ACCCTGGCCCAGGAGTTAAGTGGATTTGTTTCTAGTGTGAAAGTGAAGATGAGTGAAGAATTAACCATGACCACACTGAGGTCTGTCATGAGGCTGTGCACTCTTTATGCCATAACAAacaag GATGACATTTGTACCGTCTCTTCTCATCTTTTCCTAATGACTCTCCCAGCAAGTCTTGTCAGCGAGCTGGCAGAGATTTACAAAATTATG CTTAGCAGTGTTTCTCCAAGAGCAACAGTTGTGGATGAAGATGAACCTACAGATAATGACTTGGAAATGACCAGAACTCAGCACGGAGAAGACGATCCTCTATTTGATGATGAGGAGTCCCACAGTGGGACCCAGAGACCCAGGGGAGGAGACAGCAGTGAAGCGTCAAATGGACCAG GTGCAAAAAGCCTGTTAGCTGACGAGCATTTGGTCCCCCAGGATCTTGCTCTCCTTGCAATCTTGGAGTTCTTGTGTGAGTGCAGCTCGGTGCAGTCATTCCGTGGCCTACTTTTTAAACCCCAGGAAGTGAGACGCAGACTCTTGCAGCTGGTGGAGCAGACTGACCCAAGCAAAGCCCTGCATGTCAACACG TATCTTGTCCTGTTGAAGAAGCTTCCTGCTGAGGACTCCCTCACTCCAGAGGAGTTTGACTCTCTGCTCCGTCCATTGGC GGACCTGTGTTTTCTGTACCGTCAGGATCAGGAGATCTGTGTTGCACTTCTTATGGCTTTATTGCCCTCCATCAGGAGTTTGGGGAAAACCCATTACATGCAATTGGAGATGAAACATGTACAGGGTTCCCTACTACAAGTGGTGTCAGGGTTCTG TTACCTGAGTCAAACGGGGAAATGCGCAGCCACTGTCCGAGCTGCTTTAGTGCGATGTCTGGTTGCGTTACTAGAG GCTGACCCGTGTTGCAGGTGGACCATACTGAGTATCAGGGAGCCTGAAAGAGAGGAAGACCGTCCAGTGTCTGTCATCCTTCCATCTCTCCTTGCAGATTCCCATCACCAAGTCCGCATGCTTGTGGCCATGTCATTGGAAAG ATTGTTTCTGGACAAGAGACCGGAACATAGAGACAGGAAAAAGATGTTGTCACACCAACAAGTAGCTTTTGAGAACATTTACTTGAAAGCTCAGGAGGGCATGAGACCTGTG AGAGGCAATTCAACTGATGACATGCAGGACGAGATGTTCAACCGTAAGGCCACTTTGCTGAAGAGTTTGTCAGTTGTGCTGTGTTCTAGTCCAGTCTGTGAGAAGCAGACCCTGTTTGCCCTCTTCCAGTCCTACAAGGAAAGCAATGTAGAGGAGCACCTTATTAAGAAG ATGTTGTGCAGTGTGTCCGGAGCACTCGGCTACGACAAGATGAAAACCTTTGTCAGCTCCCACCTGTACTACTTGATCGCTGAGTGGCTCTCCCAGAGACAGTCTGACGACAGCTACACACTTGAGTCTTTCCCTTTCATCTTCCTTGACCATGACACGGTCAAAGAGTTCTATag CTCCTCCTACCAGGTGCTCATCCCACACCTTGTCTTCCTGGATGACTTTGAACAAGTGAAGTCCATTGGTCGGTATCTTGAGAGGAACTGGAGAGAGCTTCTGGCTGATTGTTTCCCCAAGATCATGGTCAACATCCTGCCATACGTTGCGCTGTCTGGCCAGGAGAAACAGGTGGCACAACAGAGGGAGAAGGCCCACCGCGTGTATGACCTCCTCAAAGATGCAAACTGTTTGGGCAAACAG CAAATTGACAGCCTGATCCACCGTAACCTACCAGAGATTGTTGTCGAACTGCTAATGAGTCTCAATGAAGGGAGTGCAGCTGAAGAGGATAGAGGAGACTTAAAACGCTTTATAGG GGAATTGGATCCTGTCCCGAACCCGCCGTTCTTCAGCTCTCATGTCATCAAAGCTACGCTGGACTATCTGAGCAAATGCCACAGTGCAAATCACAAGTCACTGGTGGCCATTCTGTCAAAAACTCCG ATATCTATTCAGAGGATACTACTGGCATTGTGTGAAAAGGCAGCTGCGACGACCAACCGTTATGAACGCCATCGCATCCTCCTAATGTATCACCTCTTTGTTAACCTGCTACTCAGGGAGGTGAAAGACGGTCTTGGAGGAGCCTGGGCCTTTATCCTCAGGGACATCATCTACACACTCATTCACCATATCAACAGCTGGCTAGTGCACGAAGACACACACAG ACCAGTTCAATGTGATGAGGTCTCCATCCGAAGCTTGTCCCTGTGCTGTGACCTTTTGACTGCCGTATGTCAGGCTGCATTGCAGTTCTGTGATGATGCTCTTGACTGCCACGTACACATCATCGTTGGTACTCTCACAGCACAAGTGACCAACCAGTCAGCCATCTCGCAGCAG GTGCTCGGTCTATTGCAGTTTCTTGTGATAGAAAATCAACACAAACTGAAGGGAGCCATTTGCAAGTTGGAGCCATTTCCTGACCTCCCTGTATTCCAAGAGCTGCGTTATGTCCAGAATAATCTCAAATACAATTCTGGGGCCTTCACATTGAGACAG GAGATATCCCACTTCCTGTCTGTGGCACCCTCTGACTCATTACCACTGACCAGACGAGAGGGACTCAGACAACTTTCCCAAAAACTGCATGACAACAAAGATGAGATAAGAGAGCTGGTCAAAGAGTGCCATG CCGAGCCTACCAACAACATCCTGGTCAAGCTGGTTCTGAACCTGCTGCAGCTCTGTAAAATGGCAACCAACCACCCTACAGGAGCTGACATTCTAG AGGCAGCAGGAAGTAGTCTAGGGGAACTGGGTCCTGTAGATCTCTCCACCATCGCCTTGCTCCATGGCAGAGACCCCctttatgaaaaagctgttacCCTTTTCCCATCCACTGACTCACAGTGTGTTTACATCATCCTTAACTGCATAAACGACGCCCTCACTCACCAGCG TATTGAAGTGAGGAAGGCAGCAACTCAGTCCATGAAGGACATCCTTGCCACTCCGTCTGGAATCAACTTTTGGGAGCAGCACAAACAAAGTAGAGACCCCATGTTGGCATACCTAAATCCATTTAGAAAAGCCAACAAGAAG GTAGCTACTGTGAGTGCTGAGGAAAGTTCAGGGGCCAGGGAGAAACTGGAGAACCAGGACCTTTGGATCTCACAGATGAGCAGCCACACAGTCTGGCTAAAGTCTCTGTGCGCTACCCTACTGGACAGTGGTGGAGTCAAGTTTGAGTCTTTTCTCCTGTCCCGACCTCTTTGTCTG GTGAACTTAGACTGTTGCCAGAGGCTGTTGCCGCTCATCATTCATTCTATCCTCCTGGATGATGCCGAGAGCCCCTGGAGAGAGTTGCTCTCTTCCCATATACGGGACTTCTTCAGTTTTTGTTCCAGAAGTGCTCAGGCCTCGAGCCGCTCCGCCACACCACTCAACCCTGACTCCG AGACTGACTCTACCAGGCAAGGCTTGTACGACAAGGCATCTCTACGTACTATGCTGGCAGTTATTGACTACCTGAGACACCAACAGAGACCTCTGAGATCTGATAG CAAGTCTTGTGGCACAGTGTGTGATTCCAACTTCTGGCTGGACCTTAACTACCTGGAGGTGGCCAAAGCTGCTCAGTCATGCTCTGCTCACTTCACTGCTCTGCTCTACACTGAGATATATGTGGATAAGATTAAATCAAATTTGGAGGACACTCGCAG cAGAACCAAAGGCAGAGCAACACGTAAGATCAACTTTGAAGAGAACAGCCAGAGCTTCACCATCTCCAGCCTGAATGAAAAAAGTATGGAGGACTCCAATATCAGTTTGCAG GAACTGCTGATTGATGTCTACCGGAGCATTGGCGAGCCTGACAGTCTTTATGGGTGTGGAGGAGAAACAATGACCAGTCCACTAACAAG GATTCGAACATACGAGCATGAAGCTATGTGGGGGAAGGCTCTGACCTCATACGACCTTCACGCGACGCTTCCGGACGTCATTCGACAAGTGGGAATTGTGGAG GGCCTGCAGAACTTCGGCCTGAGTAGCATCCTCACCACCTACATGAGGGGTCTGGAGAGCGATGGAGTGGAGTGGGGAGCTGAGCTGCGAGACCTCCGTTTCCAGGCTGCCTGGAGGAACACTCAGTGGGACTGTGATCTGTCTGAGAG GAGTGACAAACACAAGCCGGGTTTCCATGAGTCGGTGTTCCATGCCTTGCAAGCATTGAGGGACAAGGAGCTCCCCATGTTTGATGATACTCTCAAACAGGCCAG GAGTAGAGAAGTAGAGGAGCTGTGTAGAGGCAGTCTGGAGGCAGTGTCCTCCTTGTACCCAGCCCTCAGGAACTTGCAGAGCATCAGGGAGCTGGAGAGCGTCAAACTGCTGTTTTCAAGGTGGTGGCAGAATATGAAT ACCCTTCTCAGAGCTGGCGGTGAAGGATGTTTGTAA